The following are encoded in a window of Cycloclasticus pugetii PS-1 genomic DNA:
- the recA gene encoding recombinase RecA yields the protein MDENKKKALSAALLQIEKQFGKGSVMRMGDGSTIPDIGTYSTGSIALDVALGVGGLPRGRIVEIYGPESSGKTTLTLETIAQCQKAGGTAAFVDAEHALDPIYADKIGVNMDELLVSQPDTGEQALEIVDMLVRSGAVDMVVVDSVAALTPKAEIEGDMGDHHVGLQARLMSQALRKLTGNIKRSNTLVVFINQIRMKIGVMFGNPETTTGGNALKFYSSVRLDIRRIGAIKKGDEILGNDTRVKVVKNKVAPPFKQALFEILYGEGISREGELVDLGVSLDLVEKAGSWYSYGGAKIGQGKDNAKSFFKENPDKSAELEANIRDALLPKKEQKEKLIDEGE from the coding sequence ATGGATGAAAATAAGAAAAAGGCGCTGAGTGCGGCATTACTTCAAATCGAGAAACAATTCGGTAAAGGGTCAGTCATGCGAATGGGCGATGGTTCAACCATTCCTGATATTGGAACCTATTCAACTGGGTCAATTGCATTGGATGTTGCCTTAGGTGTTGGTGGCTTGCCACGTGGGCGTATTGTTGAAATTTACGGTCCTGAATCCTCTGGTAAAACAACGTTAACTTTAGAAACCATTGCTCAATGTCAAAAAGCAGGTGGTACAGCGGCCTTTGTTGATGCAGAGCATGCTCTAGATCCTATTTATGCCGATAAAATTGGTGTGAATATGGACGAATTACTCGTTTCGCAACCTGATACGGGTGAACAGGCCTTAGAAATTGTAGATATGTTAGTACGTTCTGGCGCTGTTGATATGGTTGTTGTTGACTCAGTAGCGGCTTTAACACCAAAAGCTGAAATCGAAGGGGATATGGGAGATCACCATGTTGGCCTGCAAGCCCGCTTAATGTCTCAAGCGCTTAGAAAGTTAACAGGTAATATCAAACGCTCAAATACCTTGGTAGTATTTATTAACCAAATTCGAATGAAAATTGGCGTAATGTTTGGCAACCCAGAGACCACAACAGGCGGTAACGCCTTGAAGTTTTATTCATCAGTTCGTTTAGATATTCGTCGTATCGGTGCGATTAAGAAAGGTGATGAAATATTAGGTAATGATACACGTGTAAAGGTTGTAAAAAATAAGGTAGCGCCACCATTTAAACAGGCATTATTTGAAATTTTGTATGGTGAAGGAATTTCACGTGAGGGCGAACTGGTTGACTTAGGTGTGAGCTTAGACCTTGTTGAAAAAGCAGGCTCTTGGTACAGCTATGGCGGTGCTAAAATTGGCCAAGGTAAGGACAATGCCAAAAGTTTCTTTAAGGAAAACCCTGATAAATCAGCCGAACTAGAGGCAAACATTAGGGATGCTTTGTTACCTAAAAAAGAGCAGAAAGAAAAATTAATTGATGAAGGTGAGTAA
- a CDS encoding regulatory protein RecX: MSEDKKRELSKLRASCLAMLARREHSQLELIQKLTGKGFAENDIERLLEEFIELNWQSDQRFAESYSRSRVYKGFGPTRIEYELKQRGVEVNIDTVFDEPPDWQALLSELHTKKYGHQPPKDMKERAKRTRFFQHKGYTNEMIRQLFNQLS, from the coding sequence CTGAGTGAAGATAAGAAAAGAGAGCTATCAAAGCTAAGAGCGAGCTGCCTTGCTATGCTGGCTAGGCGTGAACATAGTCAGCTAGAACTTATTCAAAAGCTCACAGGAAAAGGTTTTGCTGAAAATGATATTGAGCGCTTATTAGAAGAGTTTATTGAATTAAATTGGCAAAGTGATCAACGGTTTGCAGAGAGTTACAGTCGTTCAAGGGTTTATAAAGGTTTTGGGCCAACTCGAATAGAATACGAATTAAAGCAAAGAGGCGTTGAAGTCAATATTGACACCGTGTTTGATGAACCACCTGATTGGCAAGCGTTATTAAGCGAATTACATACTAAGAAATACGGGCATCAACCGCCAAAAGATATGAAAGAACGGGCAAAACGTACACGCTTCTTTCAACATAAAGGGTATACCAACGAGATGATTCGGCAATTGTTTAATCAATTGTCTTAA
- the alaS gene encoding alanine--tRNA ligase → MKNLSSAEIRSAFLTYFEKRGHQIVPSSSLVPGNDPTLLFTNAGMVQFKNVFLGEEKRSYTMATSSQRCVRAGGKHNDLENVGYTARHHTFFEMLGNFSFGEYFKRDAIKYAWDFLVEELGIPAEKLWVTVFDEDTEAADIWLNEVGVDADRLSRIGAKDNFWSMGETGPCGPCSEIFYDHGEQVAGGPPGTPEEDGDRYVEIWNLVFMQYDRNDKGELTPLPKPSVDTGMGLERVAAVLQGVHNNYDIELFKSLIKNAATLTGTKDTSHTSLRVLVDHIRSCAFLIVDGVQPSNEGRGYVLRRIIRRAIRHGYKLDMKEVFFHKLVQPLVEQMGSAYPELTEKADMVSNILLKEEQRFAETLEQGMKLLQDGTQSLKDKLITGETAFKLYDTYGFPVDLTADYARENGLTVDFDGFEKAMDAQRERARSASSFSADGPDLPHLTQATEFIGYESLQAESKLEAIYKNGEQSSTICEGESGYLVLDKTPFYAESGGQAGDHGQITTSTAIFDVVDVQKKADAYFHIGQVSKGEFKSEQIVRAVVDKNNRQATASNHSATHLLHAALRKVLGEHVTQKGSLVEASRLRFDFSHFEPITAAQLQEIERLVNAQIRFNEEVQTQVTDQETAIANGAMALFGEKYGDKVRVLKMGEFSTELCGGTHVNRVGDIGFIKILSETGIASGVRRIEAIAGEGALSWVEQGDELLQKIAKVVKGNRESALEKVVQIQDKNKALEKELEQLKGQLATAASGDLQNQAVQIDGLNVLAANIEGADNKTLRDLVDQLKDKLGNAAVVLSTTQGEKITLIAGVSKNQTDRIKAGELVNSVALQVGGKGGGRADMAQAGGNDLAALEGALKSVPTWVEKKLTDAS, encoded by the coding sequence ATGAAAAATTTAAGCAGTGCTGAAATTAGATCAGCCTTTTTGACATATTTTGAAAAACGCGGACATCAGATTGTTCCGTCTAGCTCGTTGGTGCCTGGAAACGACCCAACGCTATTGTTTACTAATGCGGGTATGGTGCAGTTTAAAAACGTTTTCCTAGGAGAAGAAAAGCGTTCATACACGATGGCGACCTCTTCGCAGCGTTGTGTTAGAGCGGGTGGTAAGCATAACGACCTTGAAAATGTTGGTTACACGGCGCGTCATCACACCTTTTTTGAAATGCTGGGCAATTTTAGTTTTGGTGAATACTTTAAACGTGATGCTATTAAATATGCATGGGATTTTCTTGTTGAGGAACTTGGTATTCCTGCTGAAAAACTATGGGTGACCGTTTTTGATGAAGACACAGAAGCTGCTGATATTTGGCTAAATGAAGTCGGCGTCGATGCGGACCGTTTGTCAAGAATTGGTGCAAAAGACAACTTCTGGTCAATGGGCGAGACAGGTCCGTGTGGCCCATGTTCTGAAATATTTTATGATCATGGTGAGCAGGTTGCCGGAGGCCCCCCCGGCACACCAGAAGAAGATGGTGATCGTTACGTCGAAATATGGAATTTAGTTTTCATGCAGTACGATCGTAATGATAAAGGCGAGTTAACACCATTACCAAAGCCCTCTGTTGATACAGGTATGGGTTTGGAGCGTGTGGCAGCTGTTTTGCAAGGCGTCCACAATAATTATGATATTGAGCTGTTTAAATCTCTCATTAAAAATGCAGCAACATTAACGGGCACAAAAGATACAAGTCATACTTCTTTACGTGTTTTAGTTGACCATATTCGCTCATGTGCATTTCTTATCGTAGATGGTGTGCAACCTTCTAATGAAGGTCGCGGTTATGTGTTAAGGCGTATTATTCGCCGAGCCATTCGACACGGCTATAAATTGGATATGAAAGAGGTCTTCTTTCATAAGCTCGTGCAACCCTTAGTGGAGCAAATGGGCTCAGCGTATCCTGAATTAACTGAAAAAGCGGATATGGTGAGTAATATCTTGCTAAAAGAAGAGCAACGTTTTGCTGAAACGTTAGAGCAAGGAATGAAGCTTTTGCAAGATGGTACGCAATCATTAAAAGATAAACTGATTACCGGTGAAACGGCTTTTAAACTCTATGATACCTATGGTTTTCCCGTTGATTTAACCGCTGATTATGCAAGGGAGAATGGCTTAACTGTAGACTTCGATGGTTTTGAAAAGGCCATGGACGCTCAACGTGAACGTGCAAGGTCAGCCAGTTCATTTTCTGCAGATGGCCCCGATTTGCCGCATTTAACACAAGCAACTGAGTTTATTGGCTATGAGTCGCTGCAAGCAGAATCCAAACTGGAAGCTATTTATAAAAATGGTGAACAAAGTTCGACAATTTGTGAGGGCGAAAGTGGTTATTTAGTGTTAGATAAAACGCCTTTTTATGCAGAGTCAGGCGGTCAAGCTGGCGATCATGGACAGATTACTACATCAACGGCAATATTTGATGTGGTAGATGTTCAAAAAAAGGCAGATGCCTATTTCCATATTGGTCAAGTCAGCAAGGGTGAGTTTAAAAGCGAGCAGATTGTACGCGCTGTAGTCGATAAGAATAATCGACAAGCAACGGCCTCTAATCACTCGGCGACACACCTTTTACACGCAGCTCTTCGTAAAGTGCTGGGTGAACACGTTACACAAAAAGGCTCGCTGGTTGAAGCAAGCAGGCTACGTTTTGATTTTAGCCACTTCGAGCCCATTACAGCTGCTCAGCTTCAAGAAATTGAGCGTTTAGTTAATGCACAGATTCGCTTTAATGAAGAGGTGCAAACACAGGTCACCGATCAAGAAACAGCCATCGCTAACGGTGCTATGGCACTGTTTGGTGAAAAGTACGGCGATAAAGTCCGGGTCTTGAAAATGGGTGAGTTTTCCACAGAGTTATGTGGTGGTACGCATGTCAATCGGGTAGGTGATATTGGCTTTATTAAAATACTCTCTGAAACAGGGATTGCATCGGGCGTACGTCGTATAGAAGCTATCGCTGGAGAAGGTGCGTTATCATGGGTAGAGCAGGGTGATGAGCTACTGCAAAAAATTGCCAAAGTGGTTAAAGGTAATCGTGAATCTGCATTAGAGAAGGTTGTTCAAATTCAAGATAAAAATAAAGCACTTGAAAAAGAACTAGAACAATTAAAAGGTCAATTAGCAACAGCAGCCAGTGGTGATTTGCAAAACCAAGCAGTACAAATTGATGGGCTTAATGTGTTGGCTGCCAATATTGAGGGTGCAGACAATAAAACGTTACGTGATTTAGTAGACCAATT